One Setaria viridis chromosome 3, Setaria_viridis_v4.0, whole genome shotgun sequence DNA window includes the following coding sequences:
- the LOC140222088 gene encoding uncharacterized protein → MGVDLDSDDDRPVGEMTESDIEMFRRIFPGRRDPIVHEFSDLTLSDQAFAEGRDDELLEAPEAGPSMVIEEGRVFKDLPALKRWLQAFAVIRKRPYKVLHSYAERRYTVLCDKERCPWRVCARKQNITGKWKITKVVGPHNCADHELTVRHPQLTSTLIAKRLMGILKEQPNMKVRTIIRTVEEIYGGYVITYGKAWRAKQRAWRMIYGDWESGYEQLSVLFNAIKAVNPGMHYEYIPKPNAWKEDGRQIFGRAFWCFPQSVEAFRHCRPVFSIDGTFLIGKYRGTLLIAISCDANNMLVPLAFALVERENNDSWGWFLRLVRIHVVGPGREVGVISDRHQGILNAVQEQIEGYAPLHHRWCTRHLAENLLRKDGVKDNFDLFQVAARQLEDYYFQRKLEQVRTATNAEGRHWLAGLMRDVDKWTRAHDAGGWRYEFQCSNMAESFNKLLLGIRGMPVNAIVEFTFYRLVAWFNERHAKAEALQVAGERWAEKPKRHLIIANERASTHEVQCFDLGSGTYQVEHRGGTTSDGEIRESRIHVVVLRDFKCTCGRPRQYHFVCSHLVAAARHRNFDIESMIPHEFSVDTLVQTWSPRFVPFRDPREWPPYDGPKYVADPAYRWNKRGTRKRTRHNMTMDQVSGRTRRGRATPFLADPEQNECGKCGRLGHNSRTCRWQISEVRLIPYFVT, encoded by the coding sequence atgggagtggatcttgattctgatgatgatcgtcctgttggggagatgacagagagtgatattgagatgttcaggcgtataTTCCCCggacgtcgtgatccgatagttcaTGAGTTTAGCGACCTGACTCTTTCCGATCAGGcgtttgcagaaggacgtgatgatgagctcctagaagctcctgaagctggtcctagtatggttattgaggagggtagggtatttaaggaccttcccgcattgaagagatggttgcaagcctttgcggtgatacggaagagaccatataaagtgttgcattcatatgcggagcgccgttacacagttctgtgtgacaaggaacggtgtccgtggagggtttgtgcaagaaagcaaaatatcaccgggaagtggaagatcacaaaagtagtcggtccacacaattgtgctgaccatgagcttacagtgagacatccgcagctaacatctaccctcattgcgaagcgattgatgggaatattgaaggaacaacccaacatgaaagtgagaacaattataagaactgttgaggagatttatggaggatatgtgataacttatggtaaagcttggagggctaagcagcgtGCGTGGAGGATGATATATGGAgattgggagtctgggtacGAGCAGCTGTCAGTTCTTTTTAATGCTATTaaagcggtgaatccaggcatgcattatgagtacattccaaagccaaatgcttggaaggaggacgggaggcagatattcgggcgtgctttctggtgcttccctcagtctgtggaagcctttaggcactgtcgtcctgttttctctattgatggtacgtttttgattggcaaatatagaggcacacttcttatagccatatcttgtgacgcgaacaatatgttggttcctttggcatttgcattggttgagagggagaacaatgacagttgggggtggttcttaagactagtccggatacatgtggttggtcCTGGTAGGGAGGTTGGCGTTATATCCGATAGGCATCAGGGCATACTTAATGCTGTGCAAGAACAGATAGAGGGTtatgcacctttgcatcatcgttggtgcactcggcaccttgcggagaaccttcttcggaaggatggtgtgaaggataattttgatctgtttcaagttgcagcacggcagcttgaggactattactttcagcgcaaattggagcaggtaaggaccgcaacaaatgcagaaggtcGACATTGGCTTgctggtttgatgagagatgtggataagtggactagagctcacgacgccggtggttggaggtacgagtttcagtgcagtaacatggccgagtcattcaataagttgttattggggatacgtggtatgcctgtgaacgcaatagttgaattcaccttctacaggcttgttgcgtggttcaatgaaagacacgcaaaagcagaagcgttgcaggttgctggggagagatgggctgaaaaaccaaagagacatctcatcattgcaaatgaaagggcttccacacatgaggtgcaatgttttgatctTGGCTCAGGAACTTATCAGGTGGAGCATAGGGGCGGTACAACGTCCGACGGTGAGatccgagagtcgaggatacatgtggtagttctccgagatttcaagtgcacttgtggcaggccaaggcagtaccacttcgtatgttctcatttggtggcagcagctaggcatcgcaattttgatatcgagagcatgataccaCATGAGTTCAGCGTAGACACCCTTGTGCAgacatggagcccccgcttcgtgcctttccgggatcctagagagtggcctccgtatgatgggccaaaatatgttgcggatcctgcataccgttggaacaaacgtggaacaaggaagcggacgaggcataacatgactatggaccaggtatccggaagaacgaggcgtggtagagcaacaccatttcttgctGATCCAGAACAGAACGAGTGCGGCAAGTGTGGTAGATTGGGTcataattcacgcacttgccgttggcaaattagtgaggtgcgactaATACCTTATTTCGTTACTTGA
- the LOC140222075 gene encoding serine/threonine-protein phosphatase 7 long form homolog, with amino-acid sequence MAHFHLLDQAYDQTHRGRLIAGGQVLPLLRSRAHDGFLALEYDDRYTPLLQMAGLDVISYQVRRGMPRFNSAAITALVDRWRPETHNFHLPFGEMTVTLQDCQKMLGLSIRGQPVTGPCVTGGWRARVAAFLGREVDEQGTRTSGVLISWLREHFGHCPQDADAETVGHYCRAWILHLFACVLFPDATGDTASWMWIHCLTDWHQAGIYSWGSAVLCFLYRQLCEACRRSSGSPSVGGCVYLLQLWMWSRLPVGRPEIMPRRPWFPGEPPRRQPTWAYIWDQVKVSHTRLDRAYLDYINEIDALTAHSVNWQPYDGDDPLPFPLSFVCVQDDDIYRMVCPLICFYAVEYHLPHRVARQFGMRQIWPPQATSTSIELHNVDRKKKRKVSDWPAFHHAYIVEWEQYEQNLDENNEPHTNAAYRHYQSWYQGATRHRLREAWTQDDYAEIQSSDDEDTVYDQSTRAGRQVEAGPILDRMSFVAGAYPTKLS; translated from the exons ATGGCGCACTTCCACCTTCTAGATCAGGCGtacgaccagacccaccgaGGTCGTCTTATAGCGGGAGGGCAG gtccttccgctccttcgttcTAGAGCCCATGATGGGTTTTTGGCGCTGGAGTACGACGACCGCTACACTCCTTTGCTACAGATGGCTGGCCTCGATGTCATCTCGTATCAGGTTCGTCGTGGGATGCCCAGGTTCAATTCAGCGGCTATAACTGCGTTGGTCGACAG GTGGCGACCAGAGACTCACAACTTTCACCtcccgttcggagagatgacagtgaccctacaggactgtcagaagatgctTGGTCTGTCGATTCGGGGCCAGCCAGTCACCGGGCCGTGCGTCACCGGTGGTTGGAGAGCACGAGTCGCAGCCTTCTTGGGGCGAGAGGTTGACGAGCAGGGGACACGCACATCTGGAGTGCTAATCTCATGGCTGCGGGAACACTTCGGCCACTGCCCCCAGGACGCGGATGCTGAGACAGTTGGGCACTACTGCAGGGCGTGGATACTACACCTCTTTGCCTGCGTTCTTTTCCCAGACGCTACAGGTGACACTGcgtcttggatgtggatccactgcctcactgaCTGGCACCAGGCTGGTATTTACAGCTGGGGATCAGCTGTGTTGTGCTTTCTATATCGgcagctgtgcgaggcgtgccGTCGGTCTTCGGGCTCCCCGTCAGTTGGTGGGTGTGTGTACCTGTTGCAATTATGGATGTGGTCCCGTCTTCCTGTTGGTCGGCCAGAGATTATGCCGCGTCGACCGTGGTTCCCAGGTGAGCCGCCGAGACGACAGCCGACATGGGCATATATTTGGGATCAGGTTAAGGTTAGCCATACCAGGTTGGACCGCGCGTACCTggattacatcaacgagatagACGCGCTCACTGCTCATAGT gtaaattggcagccttaCGACGGAGACGATccacttccttttccccttagcTTCGTGTGTGTTCAGGACGATGATATTTACAGGATGGTGTGCCCTCTTATTTGcttctatgctgtcgagtaccacctgccacatcgagtagcacgccaatttgggatgaggcagatttggccaccacaggcgacctcgactagtatagagttacacaa cgtggatcgaaagaagaaGCGGAAGGTCTCCGACTGGCCCGCGTTCCACCACGCGTATATTGTGGAATGGGAGCAGTACGAGCAGAACTTGGACGAGAACAACGAGCCGCACACAAACGCCGCGTACAGGCACTACCAGAgctggtaccaaggtgcgacgcgGCACAGGCTGAGGGAAGCGTGGACGCAAGATGACTACGCCGAAATCCAGtcatccgacgatgaagacacggtgtacgatcagagtactcgtgctggaaggcaggtggaggcaggaccaatcctggataggatg tcatttgttgcagggGCGTACCCTACAAAGCTCAGTTAG
- the LOC117847343 gene encoding putative glucose-6-phosphate 1-epimerase produces MSASASSPAAEEKQEAAPVTHCKGVNDLDKVVLREVRGSSVEVYLYGGHVTSWKDEHGDELLFVSNKAIFKPPKAIRGGIPICFPQFSNFGNLEQHGFARNRFWTIDTDPPPFPVPTTNTAYVDLILKPTEEDLKIWPHSFEYRLRVALSPGGDLMLTSRIRNTNADGKSFSFTFAYHTYFKISDISEVRVEGLETLDYLDNLQDRARFTEQGDAIVFESELDRIYLGTPSKIAIIDHEKKRTFVVRKGGLPDAVVWNPWDKKAKAMPDFGDDEYKRMVCVEAATIEKPVTLKPGEEWTGKLELSAVPSSYYSGQLDPDRVIQDSSVPEDSIS; encoded by the exons ATGTCGGCCTCCGCGTCGTCGCCAGCCGccgaggagaagcaggaggcggcgcccgTGACGCACTGCAAGGGCGTCAACGACCTCGACAAGGTCGTCCTCCGCGAGGTCCGGGGAAGCTCCGTCGAG GTGTACCTGTATGGTGGGCATGTAACATCATGGAAAGATGAGCATGGAGATGAGTTACTTTTTGTTAGCAATAAG GCTATTTTCAAGCCTCCAAAAGCTATACGTGGAGGAATACCAATCTGCTTTCCTCAG TTTTCCAACTTTGGAAATTTGGAACAACATGGATTCGCAAGGAATAGATTCTGGACCATTGATACTGATCCGCCACCATTTCCAGTGCCAACCACCAATACAGCTTATGTTGATTTGATCCTTAAACCTACCGAAGAGGATTTGAAGATCTGGCCTCATAG TTTTGAATACCGTCTGAGGGTTGCACTTAGTCCTGGTGGTGATTTGATGCTAACTTCACGTATAAGAAACACTAATGCAGATGGAAAGTCATTCTCTTTCACCTTTGCATACCACACTTACTTCAAGATTTCTGATATCAG TGAGGTGCGAGTAGAAGGTCTGGAAACTCTGGATTACCTAGACAACCTACAAGATAGAGCCCGTTTCACTGAACAAGGAGATGCGATTGTTTTTGAATCCGAA CTGGACAGGATATATCTGGGCACGCCATCAAAAATTGCCATTATTGATCACGAGAAGAAAAGAACATTTGTTGTGAGGAAAGGAGGCCTTCCTGATGCTG TTGTTTGGAATCCTTGGGACAAAAAGGCAAAAGCTATGCCAGATTTTGGGGATGATGAATATAAACGCATGGTTTGTGTGGAGGCAGCTACTATAGAAAAGCCGGTTACTCTAAAGCCTGGCGAGGAATGGACCGGAAAGTTGGAACTTTCTGCTGTACCATCTAGTTATTACAGTGGTCAGCTAGACCCTGACCGTGTGATTCAGGATTCGAGTGTCCCAGAGGATTCGATCAGCTAG
- the LOC117847341 gene encoding uncharacterized protein, with product MDTVREEAWPVAAPQQRQQPPAPQPQQQQQNGRIDLRELKAQLEKRVGPDRSRRYFGYLNGYLSERLSRQDFEKLCLQTLGRENLQLHNRLIRSVLYNAYQAKCPPPPSDVGRPVGASVKKVSQAAEVLNTCNGDARLLQLQGSRPIGTVQDHALKNRMNNMGPNCRATAAVNHNQVAHAVSGSLENGALSPHELKRSVHFQQCEPAEPLAKHPRMEQNLLLQRRSMSSTAEHSAEILKSPVRAPIGIPFCSASVGGARKFPQPPIGASDVRFNSSFEHGELSNTELLHRRMEKTAETLGLAGVTMDSAELLNCALDKYMKNLIRSSVQLIGGSVQRDARKGTPSYKQQAYGKQINGVLLPNHVHMQSSSGPSGATNEIKSNHLISINDFKVAMQLNPQQLGEDWPVVLEKICLCSSEEND from the coding sequence ATGGACACAGTGAGGGAGGAGGCATGGCCAGTGGCTGCAccacagcagcggcagcagccacCAGCACCCcaaccgcagcagcagcagcagaacggCCGGATTGATCTCAGGGAGCTGAAGGCTCAGCTGGAGAAGCGGGTTGGTCCGGATCGCTCGCGCCGATATTTTGGCTACTTGAATGGCTACTTATCAGAGAGGCTCAGCAGGCAAGACTTTGAAAAGCTGTGCCTGCAGACCCTGGGGAGGGAGAACCTCCAGCTGCACAACCGGCTAATCCGCTCAGTTCTCTACAATGCCTACCAGGCAAAGTGCCCGCCTCCACCATCGGATGTGGGGCGACCTGTGGGGGCATCAGTAAAGAAGGTTTCTCAGGCTGCCGAAGTGTTGAATACTTGCAATGGAGATGCCAGGTTGTTACAGCTCCAGGGATCGAGGCCTATTGGCACAGTGCAGGATCATGCTTTGAAAAATCGGATGAATAACATGGGTCCAAATTGTAGGGCGACGGCTGCTGTCAATCACAACCAGGTTGCTCATGCTGTTTCTGGATCTCTGGAGAATGGTGCTCTAAGTCCACACGAGTTGAAGAGATCAGTGCATTTTCAACAATGTGAACCTGCGGAGCCATTGGCAAAGCATCCACGCATGGAGCAGAATCTGCTCTTGCAGAGAAGAAGTATGAGCAGCACAGCAGAGCATTCTGCAGAAATATTGAAAAGTCCTGTACGAGCTCCAATTGGAATTCCGTTTTGTTCAGCAAGTGTGGGTGGTGCAAGAAAATTTCCACAGCCACCAATTGGTGCAAGTGACGTTCGCTTTAACAGCAGTTTTGAGCATGGTGAGCTGTCCAACACTGAGTTGCTGCACAGACGGATGGAGAAAACAGCAGAAACACTGGGCTTAGCTGGTGTCACAATGGATAGTGCAGAGCTTCTGAATTGTGCTCTGGATAAGTACATGAAAAACCTGATTAGGTCATCTGTTCAGTTAATAGGAGGTAGTGTTCAAAGGGATGCAAGGAAAGGGACACCATCATACAAGCAACAAGCTTACGGAAAGCAAATTAATGGTGTCTTGCTGCCAAACCATGTTCACATGCAATCAAGCAGCGGGCCATCAGGAGCCACAAATGAGATCAAAAGTAACCACTTGATCTCTATAAATGATTTTAAGGTGGCTATGCAGCTAAACCCTCAACAACTCGGGGAGGACTGGCCAGTCGTTCTGGAAAAGATATGTCTATGTTCTTCAGAGGAAAATGACTGA